A genomic segment from bacterium encodes:
- the trpS gene encoding tryptophan--tRNA ligase, with protein MKKRILTGDRPTGKLHLGHYVGTLANRVRLQYEYDCFFIIADLHMLTTHYDRIPNISENVHELVCDYLSVGIDPDKTTIYLQSLVPEVAELTLLFSMLVTVPRLQRVPTLKEQMQAANFDAATLGLLTYPVLQAADILMVRSHLVPVGKDQASHLEVTREIATRFNSLYGEVFPIPETMIGEVPTLMGTDGKAKMSKSLDNAIYLSDDAETVTKKVMRMYTDPTRLRATDPGHVEGNPVFQYHDAFNDNKSVVAELKERYIQGKVGDVEVKKRLAEALNRFLDPIRARRKAVEQEPGKIEELLRTGSQRAQEEARETLLLAKKAMGLV; from the coding sequence ATGAAAAAAAGGATCCTGACCGGGGATCGCCCCACCGGTAAACTGCATCTCGGCCATTATGTTGGCACTTTAGCGAATCGAGTAAGACTTCAATACGAATACGACTGCTTTTTCATCATTGCCGATCTGCACATGCTCACCACACACTACGACCGGATACCCAATATCTCTGAGAACGTTCATGAACTTGTCTGTGATTATCTGAGCGTTGGGATCGATCCCGATAAAACAACGATCTATTTGCAGTCACTCGTTCCCGAAGTTGCTGAGTTGACCCTGCTCTTTTCGATGCTCGTCACCGTGCCCCGGTTGCAGCGTGTTCCGACTTTGAAGGAACAGATGCAGGCAGCAAACTTTGACGCCGCAACACTCGGGCTTCTCACTTACCCTGTTTTGCAGGCAGCCGATATTCTTATGGTGCGTTCCCATCTCGTTCCCGTCGGGAAGGATCAGGCATCACATCTTGAAGTTACGCGGGAGATTGCAACGCGTTTCAATTCCCTTTATGGAGAAGTCTTTCCAATTCCGGAAACGATGATCGGAGAAGTTCCCACCTTAATGGGAACTGACGGCAAAGCAAAAATGAGCAAGTCTCTGGACAATGCCATTTACCTTTCGGATGATGCGGAAACAGTAACGAAGAAAGTGATGCGGATGTACACGGATCCAACCCGACTGCGCGCGACCGATCCGGGACATGTGGAAGGAAATCCTGTGTTTCAGTATCACGATGCATTCAATGACAACAAATCGGTAGTCGCTGAACTAAAAGAGCGTTACATTCAGGGCAAAGTCGGGGATGTGGAAGTAAAAAAGCGTCTGGCAGAAGCGCTGAATCGTTTCCTTGATCCCATTCGGGCACGCCGCAAAGCAGTTGAGCAGGAACCGGGAAAAATCGAGGAACTGCTCCGCACCGGCAGCCAGCGAGCCCAGGAAGAAGCACGTGAGACACTCCTACTCGCCAAAAAAGCAATGGGATTAGTTTAG
- a CDS encoding SpoIIE family protein phosphatase translates to MRSPIGFDCGDLMPLLRVEQKHEKPFEVDLTKEAFTIGRSSANDLTFNNLSLSRHHARIVKKDNKYLVEDTGSRNGTFLNGIRIRQASALKNEDVIQLGEITIRYLSPISERVEVRDTAPALGMEATFMIDTDELNIRRYTEEAISGITPVGAGENLWPALQQAAATLITHYPIDKLVEVIMDIVFEAVPAERGALIMLDPKNPRELELKVVRNSHADQNLQISRTIIDEVMRNQKAVLTLDAQADARFGSAQSIQMQGIRSIICVPLWNEKNVIGLIYIDNLISRRTFTQSDLRLIALIANMAAVKIENSLLLDEQLEKKRIEEQLAVAAQIQRRLLPQVNPVHPNYEIYGVNHSCYEIGGDYYDFVDKGNGKLAIVIADVSGKGVGAALLMAAFQASLRTLVRSEETPSSLMAHLNNVMFENSPPNKYITVFYGELDTLNHTFEYVNAGHNPAICMKADGYQLLQAGGPVVGIIASAQYKAQQMRLDLHDLLFLYTDGITEAQDPDEKEFGEEGVVKVIMGNRSAGVEDLASSLERQIREFTRGAPPLDDSTLIFVRRIQ, encoded by the coding sequence ATGCGTTCACCGATCGGGTTTGATTGTGGGGATTTGATGCCGTTACTGCGGGTTGAACAAAAGCACGAAAAACCGTTTGAAGTAGACCTTACCAAGGAAGCGTTCACCATCGGACGCTCTTCGGCAAACGATCTCACCTTCAATAACCTATCCCTGTCTCGCCACCACGCGCGAATCGTCAAAAAGGATAACAAGTACCTCGTGGAAGATACGGGCAGCCGGAATGGAACTTTTTTGAACGGGATCCGGATTCGCCAGGCATCTGCTCTCAAGAATGAAGATGTCATTCAACTGGGGGAGATTACCATCCGCTATCTCTCTCCGATTTCCGAGCGTGTAGAAGTCCGGGACACCGCTCCGGCTCTCGGCATGGAAGCAACGTTCATGATCGATACCGACGAGCTGAATATTCGCAGGTACACCGAGGAAGCGATTTCCGGCATCACGCCGGTTGGCGCCGGGGAAAATCTGTGGCCCGCATTGCAACAGGCCGCGGCCACACTGATCACTCATTATCCGATAGACAAACTTGTTGAAGTCATTATGGACATCGTTTTTGAAGCAGTGCCGGCTGAACGCGGAGCTCTCATCATGCTGGATCCGAAAAATCCGCGCGAGTTGGAGCTGAAGGTTGTCCGCAATTCGCATGCGGATCAGAACCTGCAAATCAGCCGCACGATCATCGATGAAGTCATGCGCAATCAAAAAGCGGTGCTTACACTGGACGCTCAGGCGGACGCGCGATTCGGTTCCGCGCAGAGCATTCAGATGCAGGGAATCCGTTCGATCATTTGCGTGCCTTTGTGGAATGAAAAAAATGTAATCGGTTTGATTTACATCGATAACTTGATTTCACGTCGCACATTCACGCAATCTGATTTGCGCTTGATTGCTCTGATCGCCAACATGGCTGCTGTCAAAATTGAAAATTCGCTTCTTCTGGATGAACAACTGGAAAAGAAGCGCATCGAAGAACAGCTTGCGGTTGCAGCACAAATTCAGAGACGGTTGCTTCCCCAGGTGAATCCCGTACATCCGAACTACGAGATTTACGGGGTAAATCACTCCTGCTACGAGATCGGCGGGGATTATTATGATTTCGTTGACAAAGGAAACGGGAAACTGGCCATTGTGATTGCGGATGTTTCCGGGAAAGGAGTGGGTGCGGCGCTTTTAATGGCGGCCTTCCAGGCGTCTCTACGGACCCTGGTTAGAAGTGAAGAAACTCCTTCTTCGCTGATGGCTCATCTGAACAATGTGATGTTTGAAAACTCACCCCCCAACAAATACATCACTGTTTTCTATGGAGAACTCGATACGTTGAATCACACCTTTGAATATGTTAACGCGGGACACAATCCTGCGATCTGCATGAAAGCGGATGGTTACCAGTTGCTCCAGGCAGGCGGTCCTGTGGTAGGAATTATCGCAAGCGCGCAGTACAAAGCTCAGCAAATGCGCCTCGATTTACATGATCTGCTGTTTTTGTACACAGACGGCATTACTGAAGCGCAGGATCCTGATGAAAAAGAATTTGGCGAAGAAGGGGTCGTAAAGGTTATCATGGGTAATCGTTCCGCCGGTGTGGAAGATCTCGCATCCAGTCTCGAGCGCCAGATTCGTGAGTTTACGCGCGGGGCGCCACCCTTAGACGACAGCACTCTCATCTTTGTTCGAAGAATTCAATAG